The Ooceraea biroi isolate clonal line C1 chromosome 11, Obir_v5.4, whole genome shotgun sequence genome includes a region encoding these proteins:
- the LOC105278748 gene encoding uncharacterized protein LOC105278748, whose product MDWTRRIGLTGVLLLCLGWIGETNGLRMLQLQVPQYVVRGNDIPLDCNFNLDGETLYSVKWYKDGNEFYRYLPNEKPPVQTFNHPGVTVIIHDSTEKRVVLRSVNLMSSGRYRCEVSAEAPSFQTVSDHSDMLVIALPEKGPTITINGDLPGKYRYQVGDVVRYNCSSAMSKPSAILSWFINGEPADTEFLRGPHITDVSGEGLETVMLGLEFRLRSKHFKKGDLKIKCLATIATIYLKSNELSIEGERPLKMPVMESRETRAQGHTHAEHILANGSAALVPCIVLAIVAGLLLLR is encoded by the exons AAACAAACGGCCTGAGGATGTTGCAGCTGCAAGTGCCGCAGTACGTGGTGCGCGGGAACGATATACCTCTCGATTGCAACTTCAATCTGGACGGCGAAACGCTGTACTCGGTCAAATGGTACAAGGATGGCAACGAGTTCTACCGATACCTGCCCAATGAAAAGCCACCTGTTCAGACGTTCAACCACCCGGGTGTCACGGTGATC ATTCATGATTCCACCGAGAAAAGGGTCGTCCTCAGGTCCGTGAACCTCATGAGCTCGGGACGTTACAGATGCGAAGTTTCGGCAGAGGCGCCATCCTTTCAGACTGTTTCCGACCATTCTGACATGCTGGTAATCG CCTTGCCGGAGAAAGGACCCACTATCACTATCAATGGGGACTTACCGGGGAAATATCGTTATCAAGTCGGTGACGTCGTCAGGTACAATTGCAGTTCAGCCATGTCGAAGCCATCTGCCATACTCAGCTGGTTTATCAACGGCGAGCCC GCCGACACAGAGTTCTTGAGGGGGCCCCACATCACCGACGTGAGCGGGGAGGGTCTGGAGACCGTCATGCTCGGTCTGGAGTTCCGTCTGCGCTCGAAGCACTTCAAGAAGGGAGACTTGAAGATCAAATGCCTGGCGACGATAGCGACCATATATTTGAAATCGAATGAGCTCAGCATAGAGGGTGAGAGGCCCCTGAAGATGCCGGTAATGGAGAGCAGGGAGACAAGGGCGCAAGGGCACACGCACGCCGAGCATATCCTAG CGAACGGAAGCGCAGCCCTGGTACCGTGCATCGTCCTGGCGATTGTCGCGggactgctgctgctgcggtaA
- the LOC105278747 gene encoding ribonuclease H2 subunit A, with protein MNEKDKTEMEADSQVEEEGLRKEEIKKIIRKEDLTPFFEQSDHSVNKVYFSEVPEVCKDEPCQLGVDEAGRGPALGPMVYGISYAPLLRKQLLVDLGCADSKSLKEEMRDKIFDDICERHNSMGWAIEAISPNVIANSMYRRTKVSLNEISMISATNLIRGAIEAGVNVTEVYVDTVGRPESYQARLAREFPGVKIVVAKKADATYPIVSAASICAKVARDHALRAWRFREADEFASEYGSGYPNDPATKAWLASSVDQVFGYPQIVRFSWSTVEQILESKALPVEWEEAETERSPNEQKIQKFFFKLSADSRNAHAKKHPFFTERCLSNATVL; from the exons atgaaTGAAAAAGACAAAACTGAGATGGAAGCGGATAGTCAAGTAGAGGAGGAAGGCTTGAGGAAGGAAGagattaagaaaattatcCGTAAAGAAGATTTAACTCCGTTTTTCGAACAAAGTGATCACAGTGTCAACAAAGTATACTTTTCGGAg GTTCCGGAAGTCTGCAAGGATGAGCCATGCCAGCTGGGGGTGGACGAAGCAGGCCGCGGTCCAGCTTTAGGCCCAATGGTCTACGGGATCTCATATGCTCCGCTGTTACGGAAACAGCTGCTTGTCGACCTGGGCTGCGCCGACTCCAAGAGCTTGAAGGAAGAGATGCGCGACAAGATATTCGACGACATCTGCGAGCGTCACAATAGCATGGGCTGGGCGATCGAGGCAATATCGCCCAACGTCATCGCCAACAGCATGTATCGCCGCACCAAAGTCTCGCTGAACGAAATCTCCATGATATCAGCAACGAACCTGATCCGTGGCGCGATCGAGGCCGGCGTGAACGTCACCGAGGTCTACGTGGACACCGTCGGCAGGCCAGAGTCTTATCAGGCGCGACTGGCGCGCGAATTTCCTGGCGTGAAGATCGTCGTGGCGAAGAAGGCTGATGCGACCTACCCGATCGTCAGCGCGGCCAGCATATGCGCCAAGGTGGCGCGAGACCACGCGCTGCGCGCGTGGCGATTCCGTGAGGCCGACGAGTTTGCAAGCGAGTACGGCAGCGGCTACCCCAACGATCCGGCGACCAAAGCCTGGCTGGCCTCGTCCGTGGACCAGGTGTTCGGCTACCCGCAAATCGTCCGTTTCAGCTGGTCCACCGTCGAGCAAATACTCGAGTCGAAAGCGTTGCCGGTGGAATGGGAGGAAGCCGAGACGGAGAGGAGCCCGAACGAGCAAAAGATCCAGAAGTTTTTCTTCAAGCTGTCGGCCGACTCGCGTAACGCTCACGCGAAGAAGCATCCGTTCTTCACGGAACGCTGCTTATCCAACGCGACAGTTTTATGA
- the LOC105278745 gene encoding hydroxymethylglutaryl-CoA lyase, mitochondrial: MLSRLSSKIRNCVRSYACKSHDDFVKIVEVGPRDGLQNEKQVVPTEVKVDFIDRLSASGLRSIEVTSFVSPKWIPQMADNAVVFGAIEKRDGVSYPVLVPNLKGLTSAVAAGVREIAVFGAASEAFSKANTNCSIEECVRNMKLVTEEAKRHDIRVRGYVSCVVGCPYEGETKPAVTAHLASIMLDVGCYEVSLGDTIGVGTPKKIKRVLDELLHVTSNDMSRYALHCHDTYGQALVNIYAGLEEGVRVFDSSVAGLGGCPYAAGASGNVATEDLLYLLKGQGLETGVDFDKIVQIGDYISKQLGRANQSKTGVAVLAKQCRKKR; encoded by the coding sequence ATGCTATCGCGATTGTCCTCGAAAATTCGCAACTGCGTTAGGAGCTACGCATGCAAATCACATGACGACTTCGTGAAAATAGTCGAGGTTGGACCACGAGACGGGCTGCAGAACGAGAAGCAAGTGGTGCCCACCGAAGTCAAAGTCGACTTCATCGATCGTCTATCAGCGAGCGGGTTGAGGAGCATCGAGGTCACGAGTTTCGTGTCCCCGAAATGGATTCCCCAAATGGCAGACAACGCGGTGGTCTTCGGAGCAATCGAGAAGAGAGACGGCGTTTCCTATCCGGTACTGGTGCCAAACTTGAAGGGCTTGACGAGCGCCGTCGCGGCGGGTGTCCGGGAGATCGCCGTGTTCGGAGCGGCGTCAGAGGCTTTCAGCAAGGCAAACACCAATTGTTCTATCGAGGAGTGCGTAAGGAACATGAAGCTCGTTACAGAGGAAGCGAAGCGGCACGACATCAGAGTCCGCGGTTACGTGTCCTGCGTTGTCGGCTGCCCTTATGAAGGTGAGACCAAACCAGCGGTCACGGCGCACCTGGCCTCGATAATGCTGGATGTTGGATGCTACGAGGTTTCTCTGGGCGACACCATAGGCGTTGGCACTCCAAAGAAGATTAAACGCGTGCTGGATGAGCTGCTTCACGTCACTTCAAATGATATGAGTCGTTATGCATTGCACTGCCATGATACGTATGGACAAGCCTTGGTGAACATCTACGCAGGTCTCGAGGAGGGTGTCAGAGTGTTTGATTCCTCTGTTGCCGGGCTCGGTGGGTGTCCGTATGCTGCCGGTGCTTCGGGGAACGTTGCTACCGAGGATTTGCTATACCTTCTAAAGGGGCAAGGATTGGAGACTGGCGTggattttgataaaatagtaCAAATCGGCGACTACATCAGTAAGCAGCTGGGAAGAGCGAATCAGTCGAAGACTGGAGTGGCTGTACTTGCTAAACAATGTCGTAAAAAGCGCTAG
- the LOC105278746 gene encoding periodic tryptophan protein 1 homolog: MSTDDVNSREIKANYRTCTAWVKRGVAAAVPEKVELKPDELERIIKEAKSTLQVEDDEDSDEEASTSRQQLDTAQGGSDEYNFEAYDNESGSIYCNIANVASFGTGGKDPFITNSEADSDDEDDIIKSDDNLLLFGHVEEDASTLEVFVYNEREGSFYCHHDILLSSIPMCVEWLNYDTSDPKPGNLCAIGFMTPVIEVWDLDLMNCLEPAYTLGCNPSKKKKKKRVGHRKAVLDVAWNQNYTHVLASGSVDETVLLWDLENCQPVTKFEPFDNFVQTLHWHPTETHQLLTGCADNFVRLFDCKENQLARSWKVSGEVEKVLWNHYEPNHYITSTNNGYIEYFDIRADKPLWQMKAHNDTVSGLSLSTSCRGLLVSCSTDSVIKVWDLIDHSNPVLIREQTDNLGTVLCLAANPDNGFLFAAGGDNKENNYKVLDLMSVPAVQEKFSKPTTSSGSATKVEKMDIEDT, translated from the exons atGAGCACTGACGATGTAAATAGCCGCGAAATCAAAGCGAATTACAGAACGTGCACCGCGTGGGTGAAAAGAGGCGTCGCCGCGGCCGTACCTGAAAAG GTTGAACTGAAACCTGACGAGCTCGAGAGGATTATAAAGGAGGCGAAATCTACTTTGCA AGTCGAAGATGATGAGGATTCCGACGAAGAGGCGTCTACTTCTAGACAACAGCTTGATACAGCACAAGGAGGATCCGACGAGTACAATTTCGAAGCGTATGACAATGAGT CGGGTAGTATATACTGTAATATTGCTAACGTTGCCAGTTTTGGCACAGGCGGCAAAGATCCTTTCATAACGAATAGCGAGGCGGATTCGGACGACGAGGATGATATCATCAAGAGTGAcgataatttgttattatttggACATGTCGAGGAAGATGCTAGCACTCTGGAAGTATTCG TATACAACGAGAGGGAGGGTTCCTTCTACTGTCATCATGACATACTCTTGTCCTCCATTCCGATGTGCGTAGAATGGCTCAACTACGATACCTCAGATCCAAAACCAG GTAACTTGTGTGCGATCGGTTTCATGACTCCCGTAATTGAGGTGTGGGACCTGGACTTGATGAATTGTCTAGAGCCGGCCTACACGCTGGGTTGTAACCCGagcaagaaaaagaagaagaaacgcgtGGGGCACAGAAAGGCGGTTCTAGACGTGGCGTGGAATCAGAATTACAC GCACGTTCTTGCCAGCGGCTCGGTCGACGAGACGGTGCTGCTGTGGGACTTGGAGAATTGCCAGCCCGTTACCAAATTCGAGCCGTTCGACAACTTCGTGCAGACGCTACACTGGCACCCAACGGAGACCCATCAGTTGTTGACGGGATGCGCAGACAA CTTCGTGAGATTATTCGACTGCAAGGAAAATCAGCTCGCACGAAGCTGGAAAGTGTCGGGAGAGGTGGAGAAGGTGTTGTGGAATCATTACGAGCCAAATCACTACATT acCAGCACGAATAACGGTTACATAGAATACTTCGACATCAGAGCAGACAAGCCGTTATGGCAAATGAAAGCGCACAACGACACAGTCTCAG GTCTTTCTCTTAGCACGTCGTGCCGAGGCCTGCTGGTTTCTTGTTCCACTGATAGCGTGATAAAGGTGTGGGATCTTATCGATCACAGCAATCCTGTGCTCATACGCGAACAGACGGATAACTTGGGCACCGTATTGTGCCTCGCGGCGAACCCAGACAATGGATTTCTGTTTGCCGCTGGCGGAGACAATAAAGAGAACAATTACAAAGTGCTGGACCTCATGAGCGTGCCCGCAG TGCAAGAGAAATTCTCGAAACCTACCACGTCGAGCGGTTCAGCaacaaaagttgaaaagatGGACATTGAAGATAcgtaa
- the LOC105278744 gene encoding RING1 and YY1-binding protein A, translating into MNHSGSGKRQAKVLEENYWDCSVCTYRNTAEAFKCLMCDVRKGTSTRKPRINPQLVAQQVAQQQYVPLLKPGKKEGSGGGGGGGGGTGGGGSTTSGAKEKDRRLDKPKRKNRHPPRLKNIDRSTAQTNEVTVNNVTVTITEYKPKIKKGSDQSSNASSEGGSQHDSNQDSRSLDVGTDA; encoded by the exons ATGAACCATTCGGGAAGCGGAAAACGCCAGGCGAAGGTTTTGGAAGAAAATTATTGGGACTGTAGTGTCTGCACTTATAGGAATACAGCGGAAGCATTTAAGTGCCTCATGTGTGACGTCCGTAAGGGAACTTCTACGCGGAAACCCCGCATAAACCCCCAATTGGTAGCACAACAG GTTGCACAACAACAATATGTGCCACTCTTGAAACCAGGCAAGAAGGAAGgaagcggcggcggcggcggcggcggtggtggtacCGGAGGAGGTGGCAGCACAACCAGCGGCGCCAAGGAGAAGGATCGCAGACTGGACAAGCCGAAGCGCAAAAACAGGCATCCACCGCGgctgaaaaatattgatcGCAGTACCGCGCAAACAAACGAGGTGACGGTGAACAATGTTACTGTCACTATCACGGAATACAAGCCCAAGATAAAGAAAGGTTCGGACCAGTCGAGTAACGCTAGCTCCGAGGGTGGCAGTCAGCATGACTCCAATCAGGATTCAAGAAGCCTCGACGTGGGGACTGACGCTTAA
- the LOC113562983 gene encoding uncharacterized protein LOC113562983 codes for MRALVCCAILLLVCAFAQVEGGCQYKEETLTVGKHHRDCLTITCHENGSMSSLACPVMQCRNEIGYQETDLSKPFPECCARPICQD; via the exons ATGAGGGCTCTCGTTTGCTGCGCAATCTTGTTGCTGGTGTGCGCGTTCGCACAAGTGGAag GTGGCTGCCAATACAAAGAAGAAACTCTAACCGTGGGTAAACATCATCGTGACTGCTTAACGATCACATGCCACGAGAACGGTTCGATGTCTTCTCTTGC ATGCCCTGTAATGCAGTGCAGAAATGAAATCGGCTACCAAGAGACGGATCTTAGCAAGCCTTTCCCGGAGTGTTGCGCAAGACCGATTTGTCAAGATTAA